In Porites lutea chromosome 1, jaPorLute2.1, whole genome shotgun sequence, a single genomic region encodes these proteins:
- the LOC140929559 gene encoding uncharacterized protein, whose amino-acid sequence MESSTERFFKGFSLEDYRHQVFMKSLEKEKKQCLDRLREETHVFKMSIKPPVKCQEECWSQYGEIFHANGDKRETRSITHINIEGDVNEDNKTSNTNKPLTDRQIQTPSKSIQNCNEMNKDIQRRYQERTRNKGQRNKDPKKKTKPAGLTLLEILCGEFENGTLLGKRTESIQEKKESGRDCCATNVKHGRTKKAQTAGEGQESLLTDSEKSLKLAKAASSKARSYTSKSSCEVFQSGHGESKGNLNCNTPVVISKIAGTEGFYSSDSPKESSVSEMGISSEETVALRGRSAQNLNSTSGDLIIKNHKIELENQTTRRQLCEGIHSKLDDRSTSLGTTTKIESRSPILSSDYPSRLTESSLEVKTPESCRFVHFKERCKISKRKNKKGNCVEKSRGKEKLKRTRSLGVKLFQFDGLQFPQKRISKEETEDQTRQKMDQFFAKVEHTKTCQTSTPRWRCTSGVDSSARKTERKIAVEQGKRSCGQEKKEHGYRRAKPWPTQVWT is encoded by the exons ATGGAAAGTTCTACGGAGAGATTTTTCAAAGGGTTTTCACTAGAGGATTACAGGCATCAAGTTTTTATGAAAAGtctggaaaaggaaaagaagcaATGTCTTGATCGACTGCGGGAAGAAACGCACGTGTTCAAAATGTCCATAAAACCACCTGTGAAATGTCAAGAAGAGTGTTGGAGTCAATACGGGGAGATATTCCATGCAAATGGAGATAAGAGAGAAACGCGTTCCATAACGCATATTAACATAGAAG GTGATGTGAACGAAGACAACAAAACCAGCAACACAAATAAACCCCTCACCGATCGCCAGATTCAAACACCATCAAAATCAATACAGAACTGCAATGAGATGAATAAGGACATTCAAAGACGCTATCAAGAGCGAACCAGAAACAAGGGACAGAGGAACAAGGATCCCaagaagaaaaccaaaccagCCGGTCTTACTCTGCTGGAAATATTATGCGGCGAGTTTGAGAATGGTACCTTGTTAGGAAAGAGAACAGAGAgcattcaagaaaaaaaagagtctGGTAGAGATTGTTGTGCAACTAATGTAAAACATGGACGTACAAAGAAAGCGCAAACAGCTGGCGAGGGCCAAGAATCACTCCTTACAGATAGCGAAAAAAGTTTGAAGTTAGCCAAAGCAGCGAGCAGCAAAGCGCGTTCGTACACATCCAAGAGCAGTTGTGAGGTCTTTCAATCAGGACATGGCGAAAGTAAGGGAAACTTAAACTGTAATACACCGGTGGTTATATCAAAAATAGCTGGTACTGAAGGATTTTATTCCAGTGATTCACCAAAAGAATCTTCGGTTAGTGAGATGGGTATAAGCTCTGAAGAAACCGTCGCCCTTCGGGGCAGATCTGCGCAGAATCTTAATTCGACTTCGGGAGATCTTATAATTAAAAACCACAAGATTGAGCTAGAAAACCAGACAACCAGGAGGCAGTTGTGCGAAGGGATCCATTCAAAGCTTGATGACCGTTCAACTTCCCTAGGTACTACTACAAAGATCGAGAGCAGATCGCCGATTCTTAGCTCGGATTACCCTAGCCGTTTGACGGAAAGTAGTCTGGAGGTAAAAACACCAGAAAGTTGCAGGTTTGTGCATTTTAAGGAACGGTGCAAGATATCGAAAAGGaagaataaaaaaggaaattgtgTTGAAAAAAGCAGAGGCAAGGAGAAATTGAAGAGGACACGAAGTTTAGGCGTGAAACTGTTTCAATTTGATGGCCTCCAGTTTCCTCAAAAACGAATATCAAAG GAAGAAACCGAAGACCAGACCAGACAAAAGATGGACCAATTCTTTGCCAAAGTTGAACACACCAAAACGTGTCAAACAAGCACGCCAAGATGGCGGTGTACGAGTGGTGTAGACTCCAGCGCAAGAAAAACAGAAAGGAAAATCGCTGTCGAACAGGGAAAACGTTCTTGTGGACAGGAGAAGAAAGAACATGGTTATCGCAGGGCTAAACCGTGGCCTACACAAGTTTGGACTTAA